One genomic region from Parerythrobacter aestuarii encodes:
- a CDS encoding TonB-dependent receptor plug domain-containing protein, with translation MSNRFNKAALLTGTVMAGAMIATPAYAQDEEGASSNDGLIVVTGSRIAQRNVETAAPIAVVQDEEFKLSGTVNVENVVNTLPQVVPGFTSNSNNPGTGTATLNLRGLGSTRTMVLVNGRRWMFYDTAQIVDLNTIPNFLLDSVDVVTGGASAVYGSDALAGVVNFRLKDVEGIEAGAQYSLTQEGDGARYQIYGAIGTSFDDGRGSATVYAEYYNRKPIFQGDRAFSNFALGGEAFGLNQLQFGSSTLPNGVIRYFGDGDRTGTEFAANRAVVFDNTPGEFRTRTGDTYNYAPVNYLQIPQERYLMGGYADYEFADGHEAYMEVSFVNNRVAQELAATPVTGSFNVNLATIQPFLSPGDFAQLQQLDATETDGNPGNTVLFLQRRTIETGPRNSLDERNAFRVLGGVRGSITDWLNYDAYYMYARTRNANVQAGNISRSAFQAGLDGSAPAINIFGLGTLTPAMVQQISIQAQNGDISTLEVANAALSGFLGDLGMGGGDIGFAVGVEYREVGSRFIPDTALASGDVIGFNAGSPTEGGYNVREFFAELNIPILETDSGLRLEATGAARYSDYSTQAIGGVWTYAAGVEFAPVDGLTLRGQYQRAVRAPNVGELFQGQAIGFPGANDPCADPAAATNATVRALCEATGVPAANVGNPGIQLNAQIPALFGGNPNLSEETSDSWTAGVVLQPAFIPGLTITADYFDISVDNAISVAGGSLQGLLNLCYADIQDINSAACQAFVGTRNGAGAITTANPPLVGNANIASLFVSGVDLQVNYSTTLPFSLLTDTGEQTFNMNFLGTWTDTSGFVPVVGLNRTVQCAGEFANECGEPTPSFKWTARASFVDGPLTTSIRWRHLSSVKDDDDTVDYAAFNGVENINAYDLVDLTFSFEVNEQVTIALGVNNLFDTLPQTPTFDANGFVSSTNNGTLVGSNQEQANTYPSTYDVLGRDFFASIAVRF, from the coding sequence ATGTCCAACCGTTTTAATAAGGCGGCTCTTCTCACCGGTACCGTAATGGCCGGTGCGATGATCGCTACTCCGGCTTATGCCCAGGATGAAGAAGGCGCTTCCAGCAACGACGGCCTGATCGTCGTTACCGGTTCGCGTATTGCTCAGCGCAATGTCGAAACCGCTGCTCCGATCGCAGTCGTGCAGGATGAAGAATTCAAGCTCTCCGGCACGGTCAACGTCGAAAACGTGGTCAACACGCTGCCGCAGGTTGTCCCGGGTTTCACCTCCAACTCGAACAACCCGGGTACCGGTACTGCTACGCTGAACCTGCGTGGCCTCGGCTCGACCCGCACCATGGTGCTGGTCAACGGCCGCCGCTGGATGTTCTACGATACAGCGCAGATCGTCGACCTTAACACCATCCCGAACTTCCTGCTCGACAGCGTGGACGTCGTGACCGGTGGTGCATCGGCAGTTTACGGTTCGGACGCTCTGGCTGGCGTCGTCAACTTCCGCCTCAAGGACGTTGAAGGCATCGAAGCTGGTGCACAGTACTCGCTGACCCAGGAAGGTGACGGCGCTCGTTACCAGATCTACGGTGCAATCGGCACTTCGTTCGACGATGGTCGCGGTAGCGCCACTGTCTACGCCGAGTACTACAACCGTAAGCCGATCTTCCAGGGCGACCGTGCGTTCTCGAACTTTGCTCTTGGTGGTGAAGCCTTCGGCCTCAACCAGCTGCAGTTCGGTTCGTCGACCCTGCCGAACGGCGTGATCCGTTACTTCGGTGACGGCGACCGCACCGGCACCGAATTCGCTGCCAACCGCGCAGTCGTGTTCGACAACACCCCGGGTGAATTCCGCACCCGTACCGGCGACACCTACAACTACGCTCCGGTCAACTACCTGCAGATCCCGCAGGAACGTTACCTGATGGGCGGCTACGCTGACTACGAGTTTGCCGATGGTCACGAAGCCTACATGGAAGTGTCGTTCGTCAACAACCGCGTTGCCCAGGAGCTTGCTGCTACCCCGGTAACCGGTTCGTTCAACGTCAACCTCGCTACCATCCAGCCGTTCCTGTCGCCGGGCGACTTCGCTCAGCTGCAGCAGCTGGATGCGACCGAAACCGACGGCAACCCCGGCAACACCGTGCTGTTCCTGCAGCGCCGTACGATCGAAACCGGTCCGCGTAACAGCCTCGACGAGCGTAATGCTTTCCGTGTGCTGGGCGGCGTTCGTGGTTCGATCACCGATTGGCTGAACTACGATGCCTACTACATGTATGCACGTACGCGTAACGCCAACGTCCAGGCCGGTAACATCTCGCGCTCGGCCTTCCAGGCCGGTCTCGACGGCTCGGCTCCGGCGATCAACATCTTCGGCCTTGGCACGCTCACGCCCGCCATGGTTCAGCAGATCTCGATCCAGGCACAGAACGGCGACATTTCGACGCTTGAAGTTGCCAACGCTGCCCTTTCGGGCTTCCTCGGTGACCTCGGCATGGGCGGTGGCGACATCGGCTTCGCCGTTGGTGTCGAATACCGTGAAGTCGGTTCGCGCTTCATTCCGGACACCGCACTCGCATCGGGTGACGTTATCGGCTTCAACGCCGGTAGCCCGACCGAAGGTGGCTACAACGTTCGCGAATTCTTCGCCGAGCTGAACATCCCGATCCTCGAAACCGACAGCGGTCTTCGCCTCGAAGCTACCGGTGCTGCGCGCTATTCCGATTACTCGACGCAGGCAATCGGTGGCGTCTGGACCTATGCTGCTGGCGTGGAATTCGCACCGGTTGATGGTCTGACCCTTCGCGGTCAGTACCAGCGCGCGGTTCGTGCTCCGAACGTGGGTGAGCTGTTCCAGGGCCAGGCCATTGGCTTCCCTGGCGCGAACGACCCCTGTGCCGATCCGGCCGCAGCCACTAACGCTACCGTTCGCGCACTGTGCGAAGCGACTGGCGTCCCGGCAGCCAACGTCGGTAACCCGGGCATTCAGCTGAACGCTCAGATCCCGGCACTGTTCGGCGGTAACCCGAACCTCTCGGAAGAAACTTCGGATAGCTGGACCGCTGGTGTGGTCCTGCAGCCGGCGTTCATTCCGGGCCTGACGATCACGGCCGACTACTTCGACATCAGCGTCGACAACGCAATCTCGGTTGCTGGTGGTAGTCTCCAGGGCCTCCTGAACCTCTGCTACGCCGATATCCAGGATATCAACAGCGCAGCATGTCAGGCGTTCGTCGGTACGCGTAATGGTGCCGGTGCCATCACCACGGCTAATCCGCCGCTGGTTGGCAACGCCAACATCGCAAGCCTGTTCGTCTCGGGTGTCGACCTTCAGGTCAACTACTCGACGACACTTCCGTTCTCGCTGCTGACCGATACGGGTGAACAGACGTTCAACATGAACTTCCTCGGCACCTGGACGGATACCTCGGGCTTCGTGCCGGTGGTTGGTCTCAACCGTACGGTGCAGTGCGCGGGTGAATTCGCCAACGAGTGTGGCGAGCCGACCCCGTCGTTCAAGTGGACCGCTCGTGCGTCGTTCGTGGATGGTCCGCTGACCACCTCGATCCGCTGGCGTCACCTGAGCAGCGTCAAGGATGACGATGACACGGTCGACTACGCAGCGTTCAACGGTGTTGAGAACATCAACGCCTACGACCTCGTCGACCTGACCTTCTCGTTCGAAGTCA